AAATGACTTGCAAAAGCTACAGCGGATCGAACGAGCTGGATCTGCTTCGTCAGGCAAAGGCTGAAAACCCCGATGGATTCGAGATTCTCTCCATCAAGCGCAGCGGCTTCCTCTGGTGGCGCAAGGTCACCCTGCTGGCGCAGCCGCTAACGCGGGCGCCGCGCCAGGAAATGAACAAGCTCAGGCTGCTGGCCGCGCTGCACTCCATCCGCGAGCAGCGCCAGCAGCAGTCGGCGCAGCGGGATGTCTTCACGCACTCCCACGACTTCATCAAGCAGCAGCGGCGCTAAACCGCGCCGAAAATAAATTTTTGCGAAGTCTTGGTTTGGGACTTGCACACTCCCGCGCTTGGGTTAGACTCCGCGTGTCAAGGTGTTGCCAAGGATTCGGCACACCAAGACGCGCGGGCGCATTTTCCGCGTGACATTGAGCCGTGTCGCCCCGTGGGGGCGACCGACTGATGGGCTTTAGGTCAAGGAGCGACCGCATGTCCAAGACAAGCACGCAGGCCACGCGCAGCAGCGCGGCCCGCGGCGAGAAAGCGACGAAGGAACCGGCGAAGAAAACGCCGCCCGCCTCCCTGTCGCGGCTCGCGAAAATAAAACGTACCAGTTCGTCGCGCACCTCCGGAGTTTCGGAGCCGTCGTCCTCACGGACAGCCACGGCCGAGAAGATCCGGACCAAAAAGGCGGTCCGCGGTCGCCCACCTTCGATCGCTGACCTGCCCATGGACACCCCCGAGGCCATGACCGGGGCGTGGAGGCTCTACCGCGAGCTCGCGCCGGAGTCGCTGCAGCGTCAGCAGCTTCGCAACCGCCTCATGGAGTGCTTCCGCGACGTGGTGCGCAAGACCGCCGAGCGGCTGCACAAGCGGCTGCCTTCCGAAGTCGACGTGGATGACCTCACCAGCGCCGGATTGTTCGGCCTGATGGACGCCATCGACGCCTATGACCTGGGTCGCAACGTGAAGTTCGAGACCTACTGCGCCCAGCGCATCCGCGGCGCCATCTTCGACGAGCTCCGCGCCATGGACTGGGTGCCGCGGCTGGTCCGAAGCCGCACTGCCACCATGGAGCGGGCCAAGAAGTCCATCGAGATGGAGCATGGACAGAAGGCCACCGAGGACGAGGTCGCCGCCCGGCTGAAGATCAGCAAGGAGGACTTCGAGAAGCTCAACCGCGACTCGCGCCCCGTGGGCATCGTCAGCCTGAACCGAAAGTGGAACGACAAGGACTCAGGCGGCGAGGCTCGCGAGATGGATGTGGCCAGTGACCGGCGCCAGGAGATGCCGACCGACCGCATCCAGCGCATCGACGTGCAGGCCCTGCTGACCAAGGGGCTCAGCCGCTCCGAGCGGTTGATCCTGATCCTCTACTACTACGAGGAGATGACGATGAAGGAAATCGGCCTCACGCTCGACCTTTCCGAGAGCCGCGTGAGCCAGATGCACTCCTCCATTTTGGCGCGCCTGAAGGCGCAAATGAAACATCGCGTGAAGGATCTCTGAACCAATCCATCTGAGATTCTTCCAGTGCAGGCCGTCTCCTCGCGTCCGATCCGAGGGGGCGGCCTTTTTCGTTCAATGATTCACTGGCAAAATGCGACAGGGATTGCGTCGGCCATTGGTTCAATGCTTCACTGACGCACAGCGACCGGAGCCGCGTCGACCAGGTATTCCGCCGCGGTTTTTGCCTTGATTTCCTCCAGCGTCGCGCCGGGGGCCAGTTCCTTCAGCACAAAGCGATCGCGTGTCCGGTCGTACTCCATCACGCAGAGGTCGGTGATCAGCAGATCGACGCAGGAGAGGCCGGTGAGCGGCAGCGTGCACTTGGGCAGCACCTTGCTTTCGCCCTTCTTGTTGCAATGCTCCATCACCACCACGCGGCGCTTCACGCCGGCGACCAGGTCCATCGCGCCGCCCATGCCCTTGACCAGCTTGCCGGGGATCATCCAGTTGGCCAGGTCGCCCGCCTGGCTCACCTCCATCGCCCCCAGGATCGCCAGGTCGATGTGGCCGCCGCGGATCATGGCGAAGCTTTCGGCGCTGGAGAAAAAACTGTGACCCGGGACGCCGGTCACGGTCTGCTTGCCGGCGTTGATCAGGTCCGCGTCCACATTCTTCTCGGTGGGGAAGGGCCCCATGCCCAGCATGCCATTCTCGCTCTGCAGCCAGACGGTCATGCCCGGCGGAACATGGTTGGCGACGAGTGTGGGAATGCCGATGCCCAGGTTGACGTAGAAGCCCTCGCGGAGCTCCAGCGCGGCCCGACGGGCAAGTTGGTCTCGGTTCAGGGGCATCCGGGGATTGTGCGCTGGCGCCGCCGCCGCGTCCACTGCCGCAAGGTCGATATGCTTCCCGCTCCATGAAAACCGCAAAAGACTTGTTGAAACGCCTTGGAATCGACCGACATCCGCGCCTGGCGCCAGGCAAGG
This portion of the Planctomycetota bacterium genome encodes:
- a CDS encoding CoA transferase subunit B, which encodes MPLNRDQLARRAALELREGFYVNLGIGIPTLVANHVPPGMTVWLQSENGMLGMGPFPTEKNVDADLINAGKQTVTGVPGHSFFSSAESFAMIRGGHIDLAILGAMEVSQAGDLANWMIPGKLVKGMGGAMDLVAGVKRRVVVMEHCNKKGESKVLPKCTLPLTGLSCVDLLITDLCVMEYDRTRDRFVLKELAPGATLEEIKAKTAAEYLVDAAPVAVRQ
- a CDS encoding FliA/WhiG family RNA polymerase sigma factor, which gives rise to MTGAWRLYRELAPESLQRQQLRNRLMECFRDVVRKTAERLHKRLPSEVDVDDLTSAGLFGLMDAIDAYDLGRNVKFETYCAQRIRGAIFDELRAMDWVPRLVRSRTATMERAKKSIEMEHGQKATEDEVAARLKISKEDFEKLNRDSRPVGIVSLNRKWNDKDSGGEAREMDVASDRRQEMPTDRIQRIDVQALLTKGLSRSERLILILYYYEEMTMKEIGLTLDLSESRVSQMHSSILARLKAQMKHRVKDL